One part of the Candidatus Mancarchaeum acidiphilum genome encodes these proteins:
- a CDS encoding UPF0147 family protein, with protein MADNKDLEEKIKQINGQMDMLINDTSVPKNVRGAISEAKEKLNSDGEYTIRVSSAIYNLDSVSNDINLPPQARTMIWGVLSLLESIKEGY; from the coding sequence ATGGCAGATAATAAAGATTTGGAAGAGAAGATAAAACAGATTAATGGGCAAATGGATATGTTAATAAATGATACATCAGTCCCAAAGAATGTCAGAGGGGCAATATCAGAGGCTAAAGAGAAGCTTAATTCTGATGGAGAGTATACAATACGTGTTTCCTCAGCAATATACAACTTGGATTCTGTTAGCAACGATATAAATCTTCCTCCTCAGGCTAGGACAATGATATGGGGAGTGTTGAGTCTGCTTGAATCTATAAAAGAAGGATATTGA
- a CDS encoding VIT1/CCC1 transporter family protein yields MNEYKKNAFLVKIYKGELMHHYVYSRLSVMETDKELKEILKKLSKTEEQHAELWKEVLDIEHIHLRKTKATPTLALILFLRKIFGLTLLINLIEYGERDLYSKLKYIIKENNFSEKEKKIIGKIEEDERENEKPIEDKILKMSPVLNNIRDIIFGMNDGLVEVTAAVAGLGSALYYANYILLGGFIIALSGTMSMAGGAFLSTEYEKNLNIKKDDNKPKSSAMYVGLAYILGSLFPLSPFIFGINGYFGIAISLIITAIVLSIVASIISIISNKSISKSVTKTLIISMGAATVTIILGYYARVFLHITI; encoded by the coding sequence TTGAATGAGTATAAAAAGAACGCCTTTCTGGTAAAGATATACAAAGGCGAATTGATGCATCACTATGTCTATAGCAGGCTTAGCGTGATGGAGACTGACAAAGAACTGAAAGAGATACTTAAGAAATTGTCAAAAACTGAAGAACAGCACGCTGAACTGTGGAAGGAGGTACTTGACATAGAGCATATTCATCTACGGAAGACCAAAGCAACCCCAACCCTGGCTTTGATACTGTTTTTGAGGAAGATCTTTGGATTGACCCTGCTTATAAATCTCATTGAATATGGTGAAAGGGACCTTTATAGCAAGCTTAAGTATATTATCAAGGAAAACAATTTTTCGGAGAAAGAAAAAAAGATAATAGGAAAAATTGAAGAGGATGAACGAGAGAATGAAAAGCCTATAGAGGACAAGATACTTAAAATGAGTCCTGTGCTGAACAATATAAGAGATATAATATTTGGAATGAATGATGGGCTTGTAGAGGTTACTGCTGCCGTCGCAGGATTAGGATCTGCGTTGTATTATGCCAACTACATACTTTTAGGTGGATTTATAATTGCATTGTCCGGCACAATGTCTATGGCGGGAGGTGCATTTCTGTCTACAGAATACGAGAAAAACCTCAATATTAAGAAGGATGACAACAAGCCCAAAAGTTCTGCAATGTATGTCGGACTTGCCTATATATTAGGATCGCTATTCCCACTATCTCCATTTATCTTTGGAATTAATGGATACTTTGGAATAGCAATCTCACTGATTATTACGGCCATAGTTTTATCAATAGTTGCATCTATAATATCGATAATAAGCAACAAAAGCATATCAAAGAGCGTGACCAAAACACTGATAATATCTATGGGTGCTGCGACTGTCACAATAATACTTGGATATTATGCAAGAGTATTCCTGCATATAACAATTTGA
- a CDS encoding RNA-guided endonuclease InsQ/TnpB family protein, with translation MNGYTNNMDSTRAYKFRIYPDTKRQNEIDERLILAQQFYNKILEKSIESYKNGKAKASMAQFNRFVKEIIQDDKKYLKLYSQTRCEIEYRLLKAYQNFFRRIKEGNRKAGFPRFRSRDRYKSITYPQYNGSFSIKRGRLRVSRIGTMRIELHRKIEGTIKTLAIKREGKDYYAIFTTANEIKIPQLKDTNPVGIDMGLHSFIGMSSRMKIEKPRFVRKRAKHLARWQRRIAKREKGSKRRENAKNHLQKEWEHVTEQSDDFSHKLSNKLVNSGYTSFAVEDLHIQNMAKNHNFAQAIYNASWNRFIQMLSYKAESAGMKVIRVDARNTTQECSNYHCIKEGGERLALKDRVYNCNRCGMQLDRDINASINILHRATTLGQRGSHAQGDMASAVQQELKSRIAELRTDKTHPLRDAVFA, from the coding sequence ATGAATGGTTATACAAACAACATGGATTCCACAAGAGCCTATAAATTCAGGATCTATCCAGATACTAAAAGGCAGAATGAGATAGATGAAAGGCTAATCCTTGCACAGCAGTTCTACAACAAGATTCTGGAGAAGTCCATTGAATCCTATAAGAATGGAAAGGCAAAAGCCTCAATGGCACAGTTCAACAGGTTCGTCAAAGAAATAATCCAAGATGACAAGAAATACCTGAAACTATACTCGCAGACGAGATGCGAGATTGAATATAGGCTTCTCAAGGCATACCAGAACTTCTTCAGGAGAATAAAGGAAGGAAACAGGAAGGCAGGATTCCCAAGATTCAGGTCAAGGGACAGGTACAAGTCAATAACATATCCTCAGTACAATGGCTCTTTCTCAATAAAGAGGGGCAGGCTGAGAGTCTCAAGGATAGGAACAATGAGGATAGAATTGCATAGGAAGATAGAAGGCACAATCAAGACTCTTGCAATAAAAAGGGAAGGAAAGGATTATTACGCCATCTTCACCACAGCAAACGAAATAAAGATTCCGCAATTGAAGGACACAAACCCTGTCGGCATAGATATGGGTTTGCATTCATTTATTGGGATGTCATCTAGAATGAAGATAGAGAAGCCAAGGTTTGTTAGGAAGAGGGCAAAGCATCTTGCAAGATGGCAAAGAAGAATTGCAAAGAGGGAAAAAGGCAGCAAAAGAAGGGAAAATGCAAAGAATCATCTACAAAAGGAATGGGAACACGTTACAGAGCAATCTGATGACTTCTCCCATAAACTTTCTAACAAATTGGTAAATTCAGGATATACTTCATTCGCAGTAGAGGATTTGCACATTCAAAACATGGCAAAAAACCATAATTTTGCGCAGGCAATCTATAATGCTTCATGGAACAGGTTCATCCAAATGCTCTCATACAAGGCTGAAAGTGCCGGCATGAAGGTAATAAGGGTGGATGCAAGAAACACGACACAGGAATGCAGCAACTACCACTGCATAAAGGAAGGCGGCGAAAGGCTGGCTCTAAAAGATAGAGTCTACAACTGCAATAGATGCGGTATGCAGTTAGACAGAGATATAAATGCATCAATAAACATATTGCACAGAGCAACTACCCTCGGACAGAGGGGAAGTCACGCTCAGGGAGATATGGCCTCTGCAGTTCAACAGGAACTGAAAAGTCGCATCGCTGAACTGAGAACCGATAAAACACATCCTTTGCGGGATGCAGTGTTTGCATGA
- a CDS encoding sulfite exporter TauE/SafE family protein: protein MIVTLLQSILSIISGLLVGFSLGLIGGGGSILAIPLFIYFVGIDEPHKAIGTTALAVGVNAFINFYQHARDKNVNLKVGVLFAFIGLIGVFIGSEVGLYLPGKSLLALFSVLMVIIGVYMYLSKCKTLPDENCKSLDGIKKKKLTFYSSLVGFASGFFGIGGGFLIVPGIMSSTKIKINQAVGTSLFVVGTFGIGTAIRYAFAGDVLPELSVLFIIGGILGGYFGTRVSVKMNKNLLRKIFAAIVIVFGIYIFLESAIL, encoded by the coding sequence ATGATAGTTACTTTATTGCAATCCATCTTGTCAATAATTTCTGGTTTGCTTGTCGGATTTAGCCTTGGCTTAATAGGTGGTGGAGGATCCATACTTGCTATACCTCTGTTTATTTATTTTGTAGGCATAGATGAGCCTCACAAGGCCATAGGGACAACAGCACTGGCAGTAGGCGTGAATGCATTCATAAATTTTTACCAACATGCAAGGGATAAAAACGTAAATCTTAAAGTTGGTGTACTGTTTGCCTTCATAGGTCTTATTGGTGTTTTCATAGGGTCTGAAGTTGGGCTTTACTTGCCAGGAAAAAGCCTCCTTGCTTTGTTTTCAGTTCTTATGGTAATAATAGGCGTATATATGTATTTAAGCAAGTGCAAGACCTTGCCTGACGAAAATTGCAAGTCGCTTGATGGGATTAAGAAGAAGAAATTGACATTTTATTCATCGCTTGTAGGATTTGCTTCCGGCTTCTTCGGAATAGGTGGGGGATTCCTTATAGTTCCAGGAATAATGTCTTCTACAAAAATAAAGATAAACCAAGCAGTAGGGACCTCATTGTTTGTTGTGGGCACTTTTGGAATAGGCACAGCAATAAGATATGCGTTTGCCGGTGACGTCTTGCCTGAGCTGTCAGTATTGTTTATAATAGGAGGTATATTAGGAGGGTATTTTGGTACACGTGTGTCTGTAAAGATGAACAAGAATCTGCTTAGGAAGATATTTGCGGCTATAGTGATTGTTTTCGGCATTTACATATTTTTGGAATCTGCAATTTTGTAA
- a CDS encoding MFS transporter, producing the protein MEESSLPKGSFSHKEKLMSLAFTSFGHFSNDFTILLFSLLIVYYSQDYGISLAVLGAVAIIYNVLSGLLSTPIGSYADRTGQYRTLIAIGIAIIGIAVILFALSFQFSHYVLPLMLISAVVIGTGQAFYHPLGASVLRVTYEAKTSSALGINGAFGSVGRSVLPVLLVPMIILYGEFHALLFIAGYLFIVALIIFLGLDFIKPQNGSIERKSEKSSDDKLGQGGIERYERAIFILVLIVFIRAMFLTGTTTYISEYLVSRVHSDIIMSYIMAISFITAVAGQPIFGRITEIKGGKFSIIVTTVLSTIFFILFMLSGSNAILDTITYASFVFMGFTGFPVLLGYVSQIVPKKVATKSNGLVWGLGNTVGGGVGLAIMSIVLFLKITLVDTMWIMVIFGIVSCILLPLLPRKAKS; encoded by the coding sequence ATGGAAGAGTCCTCCCTACCTAAAGGTTCTTTTAGTCACAAGGAAAAATTGATGTCTCTGGCTTTTACTTCATTTGGCCATTTCTCAAATGACTTCACTATTTTATTATTCTCGCTTCTAATCGTTTATTATTCGCAGGATTATGGTATAAGTTTGGCAGTGCTAGGAGCCGTAGCAATAATATACAACGTACTTTCAGGCCTTTTGAGCACTCCAATTGGAAGCTATGCAGACAGAACTGGCCAGTACCGGACATTGATTGCTATTGGGATTGCTATAATAGGCATAGCGGTAATTCTCTTTGCACTTTCATTTCAGTTCTCGCATTATGTACTCCCTCTTATGCTTATCTCTGCGGTAGTGATTGGTACAGGGCAAGCTTTTTACCATCCGTTAGGTGCATCGGTTTTGAGGGTAACGTATGAAGCAAAAACATCCTCTGCGTTAGGAATAAATGGGGCTTTTGGCAGTGTGGGCCGTTCAGTACTGCCAGTATTGCTTGTGCCAATGATAATCTTATATGGTGAATTCCATGCGCTTCTTTTTATTGCAGGCTACCTTTTCATAGTAGCATTGATTATATTCTTAGGTCTTGACTTCATCAAGCCTCAAAATGGCTCTATAGAGAGAAAGTCTGAGAAGTCTTCAGATGACAAATTAGGTCAAGGCGGCATAGAGAGGTATGAGAGGGCAATTTTCATCTTGGTACTTATAGTATTCATAAGGGCTATGTTCCTTACTGGAACTACTACTTATATTTCTGAATACCTGGTAAGCCGCGTGCATTCTGATATTATCATGAGCTATATAATGGCGATAAGCTTTATCACTGCAGTGGCTGGTCAACCAATCTTCGGTAGGATAACTGAGATTAAAGGAGGAAAGTTCAGCATAATAGTGACAACGGTTTTATCCACGATATTCTTCATATTGTTCATGCTGTCGGGATCAAATGCAATACTTGATACTATAACATATGCGTCTTTTGTATTCATGGGATTCACTGGATTTCCAGTACTGCTTGGTTATGTAAGCCAGATAGTGCCTAAAAAAGTAGCAACAAAATCAAATGGGCTTGTATGGGGATTGGGAAACACAGTAGGAGGGGGAGTTGGATTGGCGATCATGTCAATAGTTCTGTTCTTGAAGATAACTCTTGTTGACACAATGTGGATTATGGTTATCTTTGGAATTGTATCGTGCATACTTCTTCCATTGCTTCCAAGAAAGGCCAAATCATGA
- a CDS encoding AAA family ATPase: MSKHTSDEAIKSSNVKMLIKKRHKAPIFFYNINSFFSEIFSNKHFLDSILMIIAFIAVNAAFPAYPIVIAVILAFIIFILAQFHPYLGIISLAAFLFPISIIEFPLLAWVLLLLISLTLILGYRHYRVIVLLFILASLPFSALGYMLEIPFLIISPILIGFKRSGMLYAVSFLSIAALSAITGIQNTGFIMYTALPVHSYILSQWSRIAPYFSITSFVRPTIFTFIPLALKSSSVLVSGIVTSSISDMITIIAVGISHQPEYLLELLLFIAIAYGIEKVVISSRSKYKGAKASIIGVGFPAIFVGLSIILSSVKINYIVPFISFLIAPIAFYLMELYNYEISNALNIKKNDIRMKFGEAFEDLSSGSTKETFDDIADYETIKAELRESIISPLEQKGVSKAYNIAPIKGVLLFGPPGSGKTKLMRALSNETHSAFFYIKASNIVSAYPGESEKEIVHVFDVAKKNTPCILFIDEIDTIAASRNDESTDDVHKHLISQLLVEMDGFERLDRVIVVAATNIPDKLDPALLRPGRFDKAIYMHLPDFNGRKEIFSMYLKKLPLAGDINISEISKQTQRYSGADIQNVCATVAQEIASQASKEHRILEIRQEDIMKTLKVIRPSTTFAQLEKYNEFDLDFRRQRGIEPVEEADENVTIDSVIGMSEAKNSIVEAIQIPLMHPDLIKKYDIKSINGILLYGPPGCGKTMLMRAVKEDFKGVTTLELNGADVERQGLEKANTTIKDLFYRALDNTPSIIFIDEIDGLIRSREGSSEYSAQITSQLLQEMDGIRKTTGVVVVAATNRPEDLDTALLRNGRFDKLVYTPPPNLKERASIFKEYLSNTPLSKDVRFSKLAAITRNFTGADIAGICRGVKMKALERDLQTGKQVTITYKDLSNAIINTKPSASEAMLTPYLNFMARYGRT; this comes from the coding sequence ATGTCTAAACATACATCCGATGAAGCTATAAAAAGCAGCAATGTGAAGATGCTGATAAAGAAAAGGCACAAGGCACCCATATTCTTTTACAATATAAACAGCTTCTTCTCAGAAATATTCTCAAACAAACATTTCCTGGATTCAATATTAATGATAATAGCGTTTATAGCAGTAAACGCTGCATTCCCCGCATATCCAATAGTGATAGCGGTTATATTGGCCTTTATCATATTCATACTTGCCCAATTCCACCCTTACTTAGGTATAATAAGCTTGGCAGCTTTCCTTTTTCCTATATCTATAATAGAATTTCCATTACTCGCATGGGTTCTCCTGCTTCTTATAAGCCTTACATTGATTCTCGGATACAGGCATTATAGGGTAATAGTTCTACTATTCATATTGGCATCGTTGCCTTTTTCGGCTTTGGGATACATGCTTGAGATTCCTTTTCTAATAATATCCCCAATATTAATAGGGTTTAAGAGATCTGGAATGCTGTATGCAGTTTCGTTCCTTTCTATTGCAGCACTTTCAGCCATAACCGGGATACAGAATACGGGATTTATAATGTACACGGCATTGCCCGTGCATTCTTACATATTATCGCAATGGTCTAGGATTGCCCCATATTTTTCAATTACCTCTTTTGTCAGGCCGACCATTTTTACCTTTATACCTTTAGCATTGAAAAGCTCATCGGTTCTTGTCAGTGGCATTGTAACAAGTTCCATATCGGATATGATAACCATAATTGCGGTAGGCATATCGCACCAGCCAGAGTATCTTCTTGAATTGCTGCTGTTCATAGCGATAGCATATGGGATAGAGAAGGTTGTGATATCAAGCAGGTCAAAATACAAAGGCGCCAAGGCATCTATAATAGGTGTAGGGTTTCCAGCGATATTTGTTGGCCTGAGCATAATTCTATCTAGTGTAAAGATAAATTACATTGTACCATTTATAAGCTTCCTTATAGCCCCTATAGCGTTTTACCTAATGGAACTATATAATTATGAAATAAGCAATGCGCTGAACATAAAAAAGAATGACATAAGGATGAAGTTTGGTGAAGCCTTCGAAGACCTTAGCTCAGGTTCCACTAAAGAGACATTTGATGATATAGCAGATTACGAAACGATAAAGGCTGAGCTCAGGGAATCAATAATATCACCATTAGAGCAGAAGGGAGTATCGAAAGCCTATAACATTGCTCCTATAAAAGGTGTACTGCTTTTCGGTCCACCAGGTTCAGGAAAGACAAAATTGATGAGAGCACTTTCAAACGAGACCCACTCCGCGTTCTTTTATATAAAGGCTTCTAACATAGTGTCGGCTTATCCAGGGGAATCTGAAAAGGAGATAGTACATGTATTTGATGTGGCAAAAAAGAACACACCATGCATCCTGTTTATAGATGAGATAGATACAATAGCAGCCTCAAGGAATGACGAATCGACAGACGATGTGCATAAGCACCTTATAAGCCAGCTGTTGGTAGAGATGGACGGATTTGAGAGACTGGACAGGGTAATAGTAGTTGCAGCCACTAACATACCCGATAAGCTAGATCCCGCATTATTGAGGCCTGGGAGGTTTGACAAGGCAATATACATGCACCTTCCTGATTTCAATGGCAGGAAAGAGATATTCTCAATGTATCTAAAAAAGCTGCCTCTTGCCGGTGACATAAATATAAGCGAGATTTCAAAGCAGACACAACGCTATTCAGGTGCAGACATACAGAATGTATGTGCAACCGTAGCACAGGAAATAGCCTCCCAAGCATCCAAAGAACATAGGATACTGGAGATAAGGCAGGAGGACATAATGAAGACATTGAAGGTTATACGCCCATCCACAACATTTGCCCAGTTGGAAAAGTACAACGAGTTTGATCTGGACTTCAGAAGGCAGAGAGGAATTGAACCTGTCGAGGAAGCAGATGAAAATGTAACAATAGACAGCGTAATAGGCATGTCAGAAGCAAAGAACTCAATAGTCGAAGCTATACAGATACCGCTGATGCATCCTGACCTGATAAAAAAATATGATATAAAATCGATAAACGGGATACTGCTTTATGGCCCTCCCGGCTGTGGAAAGACTATGCTCATGAGAGCGGTCAAAGAGGATTTCAAAGGAGTTACAACACTAGAATTGAACGGCGCAGATGTTGAAAGGCAGGGTTTGGAAAAAGCAAATACAACGATAAAAGACTTGTTCTACAGGGCACTTGACAATACCCCGTCCATAATATTCATAGATGAGATAGACGGATTGATAAGGTCCCGCGAAGGCTCCAGTGAGTACTCGGCGCAGATAACAAGCCAGCTGCTTCAGGAGATGGATGGCATAAGAAAAACGACAGGTGTGGTAGTCGTGGCAGCCACAAACAGGCCTGAGGATTTGGACACAGCTTTGCTAAGAAATGGAAGATTTGACAAGCTTGTATACACACCGCCCCCAAACCTGAAGGAGAGAGCTTCAATATTCAAAGAGTACCTCAGCAATACGCCTCTATCAAAAGATGTAAGGTTCTCTAAACTGGCAGCGATAACAAGGAATTTTACAGGTGCGGACATAGCAGGAATATGCAGAGGTGTGAAGATGAAAGCTCTTGAAAGGGATTTGCAGACAGGAAAGCAGGTTACGATAACTTATAAAGACTTATCGAATGCAATAATTAATACCAAGCCTTCTGCTTCAGAGGCAATGCTTACGCCATACCTTAACTTTATGGCAAGATATGGCAGGACCTGA
- a CDS encoding ROK family protein: protein MYYDINIVENESVLGFEVGASKTIALVGDLSGNVFSKIIADTRNEKDDKEVLFRQLKELQKKVSKKYDFNYVSMTFPGAINRKGIVAYTPNLPGWKGYNLMKGLKERFDSEVFVENDANAQAVAEKIYGYGRKYSNFIYLTVGTGIGGGIFIDDKLYSGHNGWAGEFGHMVIGEGPKCGCGRYGCLETLASGSAIKRMAFEAGKNMSGKEVFEAWFDGDKAAKAIVEKAASSFTIGIANIVNIFDPEAIIIGGGITKNNERYLGYIRKKLPKELGNYRRRIKIIRASENLIEKAPLALAAYRLNIGN from the coding sequence ATGTACTATGACATTAATATCGTGGAGAATGAGAGTGTCTTAGGATTTGAAGTTGGTGCGAGCAAAACAATAGCACTGGTAGGAGACCTTTCCGGAAACGTATTTTCAAAGATAATCGCAGACACTAGAAATGAAAAAGATGATAAAGAGGTATTGTTTAGGCAACTTAAAGAGCTGCAGAAAAAGGTTTCTAAAAAATATGACTTTAATTACGTGAGCATGACATTTCCTGGTGCTATAAATAGAAAAGGGATTGTTGCTTATACCCCTAACCTTCCTGGATGGAAGGGCTATAACTTGATGAAAGGCCTTAAGGAGAGATTTGATTCGGAGGTATTTGTAGAAAATGATGCAAATGCACAGGCGGTCGCAGAAAAGATCTATGGTTATGGAAGAAAGTACAGCAATTTCATATACCTTACAGTAGGAACAGGCATAGGGGGCGGCATATTTATAGATGATAAGCTTTACTCCGGGCACAATGGATGGGCTGGTGAATTTGGTCACATGGTGATAGGAGAGGGGCCTAAATGTGGATGCGGCAGATATGGATGCCTTGAAACACTGGCTTCTGGAAGCGCTATCAAAAGGATGGCATTTGAAGCAGGAAAGAACATGAGTGGAAAAGAAGTTTTTGAAGCTTGGTTTGATGGTGATAAAGCCGCAAAGGCAATTGTGGAAAAGGCTGCAAGCAGCTTCACGATTGGGATTGCAAATATCGTCAATATATTTGACCCGGAAGCAATAATTATTGGTGGAGGTATAACAAAAAACAATGAGCGCTATCTAGGTTACATAAGAAAAAAGCTGCCGAAAGAGCTTGGCAATTACAGGAGAAGAATAAAGATAATACGTGCTTCAGAAAATCTTATTGAAAAGGCACCTCTTGCACTTGCAGCATATAGATTAAATATAGGCAATTAG
- a CDS encoding Lrp/AsnC family transcriptional regulator, producing MKNIPAKISYSFRKLEKIYGRSIDLKLVNGKFCIFEVLKTHSPKGRRNSISLSYIGWITNKGALIPAKPEFRGLDVSDLETFNGVPEPSEPDQKNLDAYDIYDIEVDGLDLKILKILSMNSRLAYPKISKLIGTPVNTVKYRIKKLKKELGIKDTLELNTGKLGFSNYLIAVKFLDQKPEEQNILKATSKNPRVQLVLLTKSIYDLLIFCLAENSSIIESTLDEIRGDPALRSIRSEWYVTSINPNYGFLPLRQEFFDILINKASNGSMMEEKLCLPALNSKEYKVLYELNIDGRKEFKSIDQKYNLPAGSSKKAYSNLINDTKKNLILRPTIIMRSIPKIYDAVIIAKVIDKAEFIKHKDVQIGAIDKPETTTDKFSYICDIGIPDGILYLFSVINDRDLEEVKNEIETSIKGVELESLIIEKNILGDIGYRRFVCGI from the coding sequence ATGAAAAATATCCCGGCTAAGATAAGTTATTCCTTTAGAAAATTGGAAAAAATTTACGGGCGCAGTATAGACCTTAAGCTTGTAAATGGCAAATTCTGTATTTTTGAGGTCTTAAAAACCCACAGCCCAAAAGGCAGAAGAAACAGTATCTCTCTTAGTTATATCGGCTGGATAACCAACAAAGGGGCATTAATACCTGCAAAACCTGAATTTCGCGGTTTGGATGTATCAGATTTAGAAACATTTAATGGGGTACCTGAACCTTCAGAACCAGATCAAAAAAATTTGGATGCTTACGATATTTATGATATTGAGGTAGATGGTTTAGATCTTAAAATTTTGAAGATTTTGAGCATGAACTCAAGGCTTGCTTATCCTAAAATCTCCAAATTAATAGGAACTCCAGTAAATACTGTTAAATATAGAATAAAGAAGCTAAAAAAAGAGTTAGGTATAAAGGATACGTTAGAGCTAAATACCGGGAAGTTAGGGTTCTCCAATTATTTGATTGCCGTAAAATTCTTGGATCAGAAACCTGAGGAACAGAACATCTTAAAGGCCACTTCAAAAAATCCTAGGGTGCAACTAGTGCTCTTAACAAAGAGCATCTACGATCTTCTAATATTTTGTTTAGCAGAAAACAGCAGTATAATTGAAAGTACACTTGATGAGATAAGGGGGGACCCTGCTTTGAGGTCAATCAGATCCGAATGGTATGTAACATCAATAAATCCAAATTATGGATTTTTACCATTAAGGCAAGAATTTTTTGATATTTTAATTAACAAGGCATCAAATGGCAGTATGATGGAAGAAAAACTTTGCCTGCCCGCTTTAAACTCAAAGGAATACAAGGTTCTTTACGAGTTAAATATTGATGGAAGAAAGGAGTTTAAAAGCATAGACCAGAAGTATAACTTGCCTGCAGGCAGCAGCAAAAAGGCTTACAGTAACCTGATTAATGATACAAAGAAAAATTTGATCTTAAGGCCAACTATTATTATGAGGAGCATCCCTAAGATTTATGATGCCGTTATAATTGCTAAGGTCATTGACAAAGCTGAATTCATAAAACATAAAGATGTCCAAATTGGGGCAATAGACAAACCTGAAACGACTACTGACAAGTTCTCTTACATATGCGATATTGGGATCCCTGATGGCATATTGTATCTGTTTTCAGTAATTAATGATAGAGATTTAGAAGAGGTTAAAAATGAGATTGAAACATCCATAAAAGGTGTTGAACTGGAATCATTGATAATTGAAAAAAATATATTGGGAGATATAGGCTACAGAAGATTTGTGTGCGGCATTTAG